From Permianibacter aggregans, a single genomic window includes:
- the ytfE gene encoding iron-sulfur cluster repair protein YtfE, producing MNLQQMSLGEIARQIPGATALFHRHKLDFCCGGQQSLLEAAEGRGLSAEALAGELRALNPASHDTDWSTKNDRELIEHILSRYHELHRLQLPELIRLSSRVEKVHRDHPQCPTGLAAHLEQMEQELAEHMAKEEDILFPMLMRGAYQMVHGPIMVMRHEHDDHGLALAQMEQLAHGFVLPDDACNTWRALYLGLQTLVTDLMDHIHLENNILFHRVEYAA from the coding sequence ATGAACCTGCAACAGATGAGCCTGGGCGAAATCGCCCGCCAAATCCCCGGGGCTACCGCCCTGTTCCATCGTCACAAGCTGGATTTCTGCTGCGGTGGCCAGCAAAGCCTGCTTGAGGCCGCCGAAGGTCGTGGCCTGTCAGCCGAGGCGCTGGCTGGCGAGCTGCGGGCGCTGAACCCGGCAAGCCATGACACCGACTGGAGCACGAAGAACGACCGCGAGCTGATCGAACACATCCTGAGTCGCTATCACGAACTGCACCGCCTGCAATTGCCGGAGCTGATTCGGCTTTCCAGCCGGGTGGAAAAAGTCCATCGCGATCATCCGCAATGCCCGACCGGTCTTGCCGCCCATCTGGAGCAGATGGAACAGGAACTGGCCGAACACATGGCCAAGGAAGAAGACATCCTGTTTCCGATGCTGATGCGCGGTGCCTACCAGATGGTGCATGGGCCAATCATGGTCATGCGCCACGAGCATGACGACCACGGCCTGGCGCTGGCGCAAATGGAGCAATTGGCGCACGGCTTTGTGCTGCCGGACGACGCCTGCAACACCTGGCGCGCGCTCTACCTTGGCTTGCAAACGCTGGTCACCGATTTGATGGATCACATCCACCTGGAAAACAACATTTTGTTCCATCGCGTTGAATACGCGGCCTGA
- a CDS encoding nitric-oxide reductase large subunit → MGQYKKLWFSLIAVLAITFGMLGYFGREVYRAAPPIPDRVVTENGRELMTDASILDGQTAWQSVGGMQLGSIWGHGAYQAPDWSADWLHRELLNWLELAAEDEFQQSFEALNDEQQALLKIRLKKAYRENTYLADRKILTISERRARAFELTADYYHRLFSDAPELQKTRQAYAMKEATLPSAERREKLTHFFFWTSWVASTERTPDGATYTNNWPHEPLIGNVPTAENVIWSVVSVILLIAGVGGLIWTWAFMQKHDEEEPQAPKADPITTFALTASQKALGKYLFVVVALFVFQVLLGGFTAHYTVEGQGFYGIETSKWLPYSLTRTWHIQSALFWIATGFLAAGLFLAPIINGGKDPKYQKLGVDILFWALIAVVVGSFVGNYLAIAQIMPAEWNFWLGHQGYEYVDLGRLWQIGKFTGIVFWLVLMLRAIVPAFKQPGDKNLLALLSASVIAIGLFYGAGFAYGERTHISIMEYWRWWIVHLWVEGFFEVFATAALAFIFCSMGLVSKKMATVAALGSASLFMLGGVPGTFHHLYFSGTTTPVMAVGATFSALEVVPLVVLGYEAWEHWRLKQRAPWMQNVKWPLYFFIAVAFWNMLGAGVLGFMINPPVSLYYVQGLNTTPTHGHAALFGVYGFLALGFCLLILRYIRPRMAFDEKLMKTAFWWLNGGLVLMLFTSLLPIGFLQFAASASEGLWYARSEAFMQSGLLPTLRWVRTIGDVVFIVGACAVAWQVVKGLFYRDETAEETLDLTSGETQPVGKPALANVIAREQTAK, encoded by the coding sequence ATGGGCCAATACAAAAAACTCTGGTTTAGCTTGATCGCCGTGCTGGCGATCACCTTTGGCATGCTCGGTTATTTCGGGCGGGAAGTGTATCGTGCGGCACCGCCGATTCCGGATCGCGTCGTCACCGAAAACGGCCGCGAACTGATGACCGATGCCTCGATTCTCGATGGCCAAACCGCCTGGCAATCGGTCGGCGGCATGCAGCTCGGCTCGATCTGGGGTCATGGTGCTTATCAGGCGCCGGACTGGAGCGCCGACTGGTTGCATCGCGAATTGCTGAACTGGCTGGAGCTCGCCGCCGAGGACGAATTCCAGCAATCGTTCGAGGCGCTGAACGATGAACAGCAAGCGTTGCTGAAAATTCGTTTGAAAAAAGCGTATCGCGAAAACACCTATCTCGCTGATCGAAAAATTCTGACCATCAGCGAGCGCCGAGCCCGCGCCTTCGAACTGACCGCCGACTATTATCACCGGCTGTTTTCCGATGCCCCGGAACTGCAAAAAACCCGGCAAGCCTACGCGATGAAAGAAGCGACACTACCGAGTGCCGAGCGACGTGAAAAGCTGACGCACTTTTTCTTCTGGACATCCTGGGTCGCCTCCACCGAACGCACGCCCGATGGCGCCACCTACACCAATAACTGGCCACACGAGCCGCTGATTGGCAACGTGCCAACTGCCGAGAATGTCATTTGGTCAGTGGTCAGCGTCATTCTGCTGATTGCCGGTGTTGGCGGCCTGATCTGGACCTGGGCGTTCATGCAAAAGCATGACGAAGAAGAACCGCAAGCACCGAAAGCCGACCCGATCACGACGTTCGCCTTGACCGCTTCGCAAAAAGCGCTCGGCAAATATTTGTTCGTTGTCGTCGCGCTGTTTGTCTTTCAGGTTTTGCTCGGCGGCTTCACCGCGCACTACACCGTAGAAGGCCAAGGTTTTTACGGCATCGAAACCTCGAAATGGTTGCCGTATTCGCTGACGCGTACCTGGCATATTCAATCGGCCTTGTTCTGGATTGCCACCGGCTTTTTGGCGGCAGGATTGTTTCTGGCGCCGATCATCAACGGCGGCAAAGATCCGAAATACCAAAAGCTTGGTGTCGACATTTTGTTCTGGGCCCTGATTGCTGTCGTCGTCGGTTCATTCGTCGGCAACTATCTGGCGATTGCCCAAATCATGCCGGCCGAATGGAATTTCTGGTTGGGTCATCAAGGTTATGAATACGTCGACCTGGGCCGGCTCTGGCAGATCGGCAAATTCACCGGCATCGTGTTCTGGTTGGTGCTGATGCTGCGCGCGATTGTGCCGGCGTTCAAACAACCGGGTGACAAAAATCTGCTGGCCCTGCTCAGTGCCTCCGTGATTGCGATTGGCCTGTTCTACGGCGCTGGTTTTGCCTACGGCGAACGCACTCACATTTCAATCATGGAGTATTGGCGCTGGTGGATTGTCCACCTCTGGGTCGAAGGATTCTTTGAAGTATTCGCGACTGCCGCGCTGGCGTTCATTTTCTGCAGCATGGGTCTGGTATCGAAGAAAATGGCGACCGTCGCTGCGCTTGGTTCCGCTTCGCTGTTCATGCTAGGCGGTGTGCCCGGCACGTTCCACCACCTGTATTTCTCCGGCACCACCACGCCGGTGATGGCCGTTGGTGCCACATTCAGCGCACTGGAAGTGGTCCCGCTGGTCGTGCTCGGTTATGAGGCCTGGGAACACTGGCGCCTGAAGCAGCGCGCACCGTGGATGCAGAACGTCAAATGGCCGCTGTATTTCTTCATCGCTGTCGCATTCTGGAACATGCTCGGTGCGGGTGTGCTCGGCTTCATGATCAACCCACCGGTATCGCTGTATTACGTGCAAGGTTTGAACACGACACCCACCCATGGTCACGCGGCGCTGTTCGGTGTCTACGGCTTCCTGGCGCTCGGCTTCTGCCTGCTGATTCTGCGCTACATCCGTCCGCGCATGGCTTTCGATGAGAAGCTGATGAAAACCGCGTTCTGGTGGTTGAACGGCGGTCTGGTATTGATGTTGTTCACCAGCCTGCTGCCGATTGGTTTCCTGCAGTTTGCCGCCAGCGCCTCCGAAGGCCTGTGGTATGCGCGCAGCGAAGCGTTCATGCAATCCGGCCTGCTGCCAACCTTGCGTTGGGTGCGCACGATTGGTGATGTGGTGTTCATCGTCGGTGCCTGTGCGGTGGCTTGGCAAGTCGTCAAAGGCTTGTTCTACCGCGACGAAACCGCCGAAGAAACGCTGGATCTGACCAGCGGCGAAACCCAACCTGTCGGCAAGCCAGCACTGGCCAATGTGATCGCCCGCGAACAAACCGCAAAATAA
- a CDS encoding RrF2 family transcriptional regulator: MHITRFTDYALRVLMLVALKGEQLTTIQDIADHYQISKNHLMKVVQQLSQKGYLIAVRGSGGGVKLSRPPAEINIGKLFRDIETDLALVDCFADAKSCCITPACTLKRVFGRALRAFVSTLDEYTLEDLLAGQQQPLEELLSLAR, from the coding sequence ATGCATATCACCCGCTTCACCGATTACGCCTTGCGCGTGTTGATGCTGGTGGCACTGAAGGGCGAGCAGCTGACCACCATTCAGGACATTGCCGATCACTATCAGATCTCGAAAAACCACCTGATGAAGGTGGTGCAGCAACTGAGTCAGAAAGGCTATTTGATTGCTGTGCGCGGCAGCGGCGGTGGCGTCAAGCTGAGCCGGCCGCCGGCAGAAATCAATATCGGCAAATTATTTCGCGATATCGAAACCGACCTTGCGCTGGTTGATTGTTTTGCCGACGCGAAAAGCTGTTGCATCACGCCAGCCTGCACCCTGAAGCGGGTATTTGGTCGTGCCTTACGAGCGTTTGTCAGCACGCTTGATGAATACACACTGGAGGATTTGCTCGCCGGGCAACAGCAACCATTGGAGGAGCTGCTGAGCTTAGCGCGGTAA